A region of Desulfolithobacter dissulfuricans DNA encodes the following proteins:
- a CDS encoding sigma-54-dependent transcriptional regulator: protein MIRIAVIDDEATARRMIKRFLEQAGFEVEVFNAGEPFLARMQENPFDIVFIDMQLPGISGMDVLHQLRLTSPETEAIIVTGHGSIENAVEATKEGAFYYLTKPCRKHDICLMAERAAEKVRLRQENRTLRGSMDQHCLIPGFIGNSKSMRAIFETIRKVAQVNCNVLLEAETGTGKQLTARAIHELGPRKKHPFVYFNCGGFTEELICSELFGHEKGSFTGAVSTKVGLFESAAGGTVLLDEIGEMSLSMQVKLLHVLQERQVLRVGGTRPIDLNIRIIAATNRDLQEQIREGLFREDLYYRLNVVSIHLPRLVERREDIPLLVQHFIEKSNRAFEKKIKGITPEALNLLMQYHFPGNIRELENIIQHAVALTESDKLTARDLPPHLLELAWDDILVQEMLPLDEMEKRYIRKVLKKTGYNMKAASKILKMSRTTLWRRMKKYGLASGANADQDSSH, encoded by the coding sequence ATGATTCGTATTGCTGTCATCGATGACGAGGCCACGGCCCGGCGCATGATCAAACGGTTTCTCGAGCAGGCCGGTTTCGAGGTGGAAGTGTTCAACGCCGGTGAACCCTTTCTCGCCCGGATGCAGGAGAATCCCTTTGATATCGTCTTCATCGACATGCAGCTCCCGGGGATCAGCGGCATGGACGTGCTGCACCAGCTGCGGCTCACCAGCCCGGAAACCGAGGCTATCATCGTCACCGGCCATGGCAGCATCGAAAATGCGGTGGAGGCCACCAAGGAAGGCGCCTTTTATTACCTGACCAAGCCGTGCCGCAAGCATGACATCTGCCTGATGGCCGAGCGGGCGGCGGAAAAGGTCCGGCTGCGGCAGGAAAACAGGACCCTGCGCGGTTCGATGGACCAGCACTGTCTGATCCCGGGTTTCATCGGCAACTCCAAGTCCATGCGAGCCATCTTCGAGACCATCCGCAAGGTGGCCCAGGTCAACTGCAATGTCCTGCTGGAAGCCGAGACCGGCACCGGCAAGCAGCTCACCGCCCGGGCCATCCACGAACTGGGACCGAGAAAAAAACATCCCTTTGTCTATTTCAACTGCGGCGGGTTCACCGAGGAACTCATCTGCAGCGAACTGTTCGGCCATGAAAAGGGCTCGTTCACCGGCGCGGTGTCGACCAAGGTCGGCCTCTTTGAATCGGCCGCCGGCGGCACGGTACTCCTGGACGAAATCGGTGAAATGTCCCTGTCCATGCAGGTCAAACTGCTCCATGTCCTCCAGGAACGCCAGGTCCTGCGGGTAGGCGGCACCAGGCCCATTGATCTCAATATCCGGATCATCGCCGCCACCAACCGCGACCTGCAGGAACAGATCCGCGAAGGCCTTTTCCGGGAAGATCTCTACTATCGCCTCAACGTGGTCTCCATCCACCTGCCCCGCCTGGTGGAACGACGCGAGGATATCCCCCTGCTGGTGCAGCATTTCATCGAAAAATCCAACCGGGCCTTTGAAAAGAAAATCAAGGGTATCACCCCGGAGGCCCTGAACCTGCTGATGCAGTATCATTTTCCCGGCAACATCCGTGAACTGGAAAACATCATCCAGCATGCGGTGGCCCTGACCGAATCGGACAAGCTGACGGCCAGGGACCTGCCACCCCATCTGCTGGAACTGGCCTGGGACGATATCCTGGTCCAGGAGATGCTCCCCCTGGACGAGATGGAAAAGCGCTATATCAGGAAAGTGCTCAAAAAAACCGGCTACAACATGAAAGCGGCCAGCAAGATACTCAAGATGTCCCGCACCACCCTGTGGCGGAGGATGAAAAAATATGGGTTGGCCTCCGGCGCCAACGCGGACCAGGACAGTTCACATTGA
- a CDS encoding sensor histidine kinase: MKLRCLISKCTIRQRLILLNYLAFTFILMLISLYSFQIVSLENKLITMEQFDDLLRDILELRRYEKDILLGVGSDNVENAGLYLDKIEENIAVLGPKITKLIGMERYRQFRQHYLDYEKIFKHWPKEEDKSMVLAKSESEVLRMHGKALADTASELVGIKRENLSRGLRELLFWYTFVPAALVLGSVLTMYFQTRNVLNRLSSVQKATAELQKGNFTPIKEVQDERDEISELIEGFNRMAVALEEKQEELLQSKKLASIGTFSSGIAHELNNPLNNISLSTDTLLEEYDALDREEQMEILEDIMAQTERASKIVKNLLDFSRVQPPEMQPLHLDYVLHKTVDLIDNELRIHNITLTKDIEDMLPRIKGDINKLQQVFLNLLINAEQAMDENGSITLRARRADNDMIRVDVTDTGPGIPPEAIDQIFDPFFTTKEAGKGTGLGLAIVYGIVKRHGGYIEVSSKQGKGTTFSVYLPCYREEQDNKA; this comes from the coding sequence ATGAAACTTCGATGCCTGATCAGCAAATGCACCATACGACAGCGGTTGATCCTGCTCAACTATCTTGCCTTTACCTTCATTCTCATGCTGATCTCCCTCTACTCGTTCCAGATTGTCTCCCTGGAGAACAAGCTGATCACCATGGAGCAGTTCGACGACCTGCTGCGCGACATCCTGGAACTGCGCCGCTATGAAAAGGATATCCTGCTGGGGGTGGGCAGCGACAACGTGGAAAATGCCGGCCTCTACCTGGACAAGATAGAAGAAAACATCGCCGTGCTGGGACCGAAGATTACGAAGCTGATCGGCATGGAGAGGTACAGGCAGTTCCGGCAGCATTATCTGGACTATGAAAAGATATTCAAGCACTGGCCCAAGGAAGAGGACAAGAGCATGGTGCTGGCCAAAAGCGAAAGCGAAGTCCTGCGCATGCACGGCAAGGCCCTGGCCGACACCGCCTCGGAGCTGGTCGGCATCAAGCGGGAGAACCTCTCCCGGGGGTTGCGGGAACTGCTGTTCTGGTACACCTTTGTCCCGGCCGCCCTGGTGCTGGGCAGTGTTCTGACCATGTATTTTCAGACCAGAAACGTCCTCAACCGTCTCTCCTCTGTCCAGAAGGCCACGGCCGAGTTGCAGAAGGGCAACTTCACCCCCATCAAGGAAGTTCAGGACGAAAGGGATGAGATCTCCGAGCTGATCGAAGGCTTCAACAGGATGGCCGTGGCTCTGGAGGAAAAGCAGGAGGAGTTGCTCCAGTCCAAGAAGCTGGCCTCCATCGGGACCTTTTCCTCGGGTATCGCCCATGAGCTCAACAACCCGCTCAACAACATCTCCCTGTCAACGGATACCCTGCTGGAAGAGTATGACGCCCTGGACAGGGAAGAGCAGATGGAGATCCTGGAGGACATCATGGCCCAGACCGAGCGGGCCAGCAAGATCGTCAAGAACCTGCTCGACTTCTCCCGGGTCCAGCCGCCGGAGATGCAGCCCCTCCACCTGGATTATGTGCTCCACAAGACCGTTGATCTCATCGACAACGAACTGCGCATCCACAACATCACCCTGACCAAGGACATCGAGGACATGCTGCCCCGGATCAAGGGCGACATCAACAAGCTGCAGCAGGTCTTCCTCAACCTGCTGATCAACGCCGAACAGGCCATGGACGAAAACGGCTCCATCACCCTGCGGGCCAGGCGGGCGGATAACGACATGATCCGGGTGGACGTGACAGACACCGGACCCGGCATCCCGCCGGAGGCCATCGACCAGATTTTCGACCCCTTCTTCACCACCAAGGAGGCCGGCAAGGGTACCGGGCTGGGACTGGCCATTGTCTATGGCATTGTCAAACGGCATGGCGGCTATATCGAGGTCTCCAGCAAGCAGGGCAAGGGCACCACTTTTTCAGTCTACCTGCCCTGTTACAGGGAAGAACAGGACAACAAAGCATGA
- a CDS encoding type II toxin-antitoxin system VapC family toxin, with product MSIKRFFCVPSTLVVPTISIYGVFKVVLRESTENEALLAVAAMQKGNVIDLTTSLAMTASKLGMTHNLPMADSIILATARKYEATLWTMDSDFKGIRGVKYFAKE from the coding sequence CTGAGTATAAAGAGGTTCTTCTGCGTACCCTCCACCCTGGTCGTTCCGACAATATCAATTTATGGGGTTTTCAAGGTTGTATTGCGTGAATCTACAGAAAATGAAGCCCTGCTGGCTGTCGCCGCAATGCAGAAAGGCAATGTCATTGATCTTACTACTTCACTCGCTATGACTGCTTCAAAACTTGGCATGACTCATAACCTGCCGATGGCGGACAGCATTATTCTGGCAACAGCCAGAAAGTATGAGGCGACCCTCTGGACGATGGATTCAGATTTCAAAGGTATTCGAGGAGTGAAGTATTTTGCAAAAGAATAG
- the radA gene encoding DNA repair protein RadA — MASGKEQLVFICGQCGYESRKWLGRCPDCGEWGSLAEERRPGKVRKTQRSQASVQPLTEAVPGEQGRLVTGIGELDRVLGGGIVPGSLVLIGGDPGIGKSTLILQLLSALARVGRVLYVTGEESARQIRMRADRLRICDETILLATENCVESITDMARDTRPLLLAVDSIQTMYSEEVGSAPGSVTQVRESTARLLTLAKSSGLPVILIGHVTKDGSLAGPRVLEHMVDTVLYFEGDRGQVFRILRTVKNRFGSTNEIGVFEMKESGLAEVDNPSALFLAERPVNVPGSVVLPSVEGTRPILVEVQALVSPSSLGTARRTAIGADPQRLALLTAVLEKKIGVTLFDHDIFLNIAGGIRIDEPALDLGMVVALLSSFYEKTIDPATVVCGEVGLAGEIRAVGQMDLRLREAERLGFKTFLLPASSTRQLEGKVVDGIDLVGVRTVQDIVSELFTG; from the coding sequence GTGGCATCTGGAAAAGAGCAGCTGGTGTTTATCTGCGGGCAGTGCGGGTACGAGAGCCGCAAATGGCTGGGGCGCTGTCCTGACTGCGGGGAGTGGGGGTCGCTTGCCGAGGAGCGGCGGCCGGGCAAGGTCCGGAAGACACAGCGGAGCCAGGCATCCGTGCAGCCTCTCACCGAGGCCGTGCCCGGCGAGCAGGGGCGGCTGGTGACCGGGATCGGCGAGCTGGACCGGGTTCTGGGCGGCGGGATCGTCCCCGGTTCTCTGGTGCTCATCGGTGGTGATCCGGGTATCGGCAAGTCGACGCTTATCCTGCAGCTCCTGTCCGCCCTGGCCCGGGTGGGGAGGGTGCTGTACGTGACCGGCGAGGAATCGGCCCGCCAGATCCGCATGCGGGCCGACCGGCTGCGTATATGCGACGAGACCATTTTGCTGGCCACGGAAAACTGCGTCGAATCGATCACCGACATGGCCCGGGACACCAGGCCTCTGCTGCTGGCGGTGGATTCCATCCAGACCATGTACTCCGAGGAGGTGGGGTCGGCCCCGGGCTCGGTGACCCAGGTGCGCGAATCCACGGCCCGGCTGCTCACCCTGGCCAAGTCTTCCGGCCTGCCGGTGATCCTCATTGGCCACGTGACCAAGGACGGATCGCTTGCCGGCCCCCGAGTGCTCGAGCACATGGTGGACACGGTGCTCTATTTCGAGGGGGACCGGGGCCAGGTGTTCCGGATTCTGCGCACGGTCAAGAACCGGTTCGGGTCCACCAACGAGATCGGGGTGTTCGAGATGAAGGAGAGCGGCCTGGCCGAAGTGGACAATCCCTCGGCCCTGTTCCTGGCCGAGCGGCCGGTGAATGTGCCCGGATCGGTGGTACTGCCGTCGGTGGAAGGCACCCGGCCCATCCTGGTGGAGGTCCAGGCGCTGGTCAGTCCGTCCAGCCTGGGTACGGCCCGGCGGACAGCCATCGGCGCCGATCCCCAGCGCCTCGCCCTGCTGACGGCGGTGCTGGAAAAGAAAATAGGCGTCACCCTGTTTGACCATGACATCTTTCTGAACATTGCCGGCGGGATCCGCATCGACGAGCCGGCCCTGGATCTCGGCATGGTGGTGGCCCTGCTGTCCAGTTTCTATGAAAAGACCATTGACCCGGCCACCGTGGTCTGTGGCGAGGTGGGGCTGGCCGGAGAGATCCGGGCCGTGGGTCAGATGGACCTCCGGCTGCGCGAGGCCGAGCGGCTGGGCTTCAAGACCTTTCTCCTGCCCGCCTCCTCCACCCGTCAACTGGAGGGCAAGGTGGTGGATGGTATCGATCTGGTCGGGGTGCGAACCGTCCAGGATATTGTCAGCGAGCTGTTCACCGGGTAG